The following proteins are encoded in a genomic region of Microtus ochrogaster isolate Prairie Vole_2 chromosome 5, MicOch1.0, whole genome shotgun sequence:
- the Cck gene encoding cholecystokinin isoform X1, translating to MHLAMKSGVCLCVLMAVLVAGALTQPVAPAEAVDSAVQRAEEAPRRQLRAAVLRTDGEPRARLGALIARYIQQARKAPSGRMSVLKSLQNLDPSHRISDRDYTGWMDFGRRSAEDYEYPS from the exons ATGCATCTGG CCATGAAGAGCGGCGTGTGTCTGTGCGTGCTGATGGCAGTCCTGGTCGCGGGAGCCCTGACTCAACCAGTGGCCCCGGCAGAAGCCGTGGACTCCGCGGTGCAGCGGGCGGAGGAGGCTCCCCGAAGGCAGCTGAGGGCCGCCGTGCTCAGGACCGACGGCGAGCCCCGAGCGCGCCTGGGCGCACTGATAGCGCGATACATCCAGCAGGCCCGCAAAG CTCCTTCTGGCCGCATGTCTGTTCTTAAGTCGCTGCAGAACCTGGACCCCAGCCACAGGATAAGTGACCGGGACTACACGGGCTGGATGGATTTTGGCCGGCGCAGTGCTGAGGACTACGAATACCCGTCCTAG
- the Cck gene encoding cholecystokinin isoform X2, with the protein MKSGVCLCVLMAVLVAGALTQPVAPAEAVDSAVQRAEEAPRRQLRAAVLRTDGEPRARLGALIARYIQQARKAPSGRMSVLKSLQNLDPSHRISDRDYTGWMDFGRRSAEDYEYPS; encoded by the exons ATGAAGAGCGGCGTGTGTCTGTGCGTGCTGATGGCAGTCCTGGTCGCGGGAGCCCTGACTCAACCAGTGGCCCCGGCAGAAGCCGTGGACTCCGCGGTGCAGCGGGCGGAGGAGGCTCCCCGAAGGCAGCTGAGGGCCGCCGTGCTCAGGACCGACGGCGAGCCCCGAGCGCGCCTGGGCGCACTGATAGCGCGATACATCCAGCAGGCCCGCAAAG CTCCTTCTGGCCGCATGTCTGTTCTTAAGTCGCTGCAGAACCTGGACCCCAGCCACAGGATAAGTGACCGGGACTACACGGGCTGGATGGATTTTGGCCGGCGCAGTGCTGAGGACTACGAATACCCGTCCTAG